The segment CGATTTCCTGCCGTTTGTCATCGAGTGAGTAGCCATCAGCGGTCATGTCGTAGAACCAGACCTGATCAGTGCCACCCGTTCCGGTTTTGTCGAAGATCATGATGCCTGTGCTGACTCCGGCATAGGGCTTAAACACCCCCGAAGGCATTGAAATAATCGCTTTGAGATGGTGGTTCTCGACAATCTCTTTGCGGATCGCCACATGGGCACCCGAAGAGCCGAAGAGCACGCCATCGGGGACAATTGCAGCACATCGGCCGCCCTTCTTCAGCATCCGCAGCATCAGCGCCAGAAACAGCAATTCGGTCTTTTTGGTTTTGGTGACCTTGAGCAAATCGGCACTGACGGATTCGTAATCCAGCGAGCCTTTGAAGGGCGGATTCGCCAGAATCAAGGTGTATTTTTCACGGTCGGTATTTTGATCCGAGAGCGAATCGCGGTATTCAATCGCGGGGTTCTCGACCCCGTGCAGCATCATGTTCATGGCCCCGATGCGCAACATGGTGCGGTCCATGTCAAAGCCGTGGAACATCCCACTGTTAAAATGGGCTTTGCTATCGGCTTTGTGCAGGTCTTTGGAATGGGTTTCGTGGTGTCGCAGATATTCACAGGCCGCCACCAGAAAGCCCGACGTGCCAGCAGCCGGATCGACAATCACATCCTGCAAGGTGGGCTGCATCAGCTCAACCATCATCGCGATAATGTGGCGCGGGGTGCGGAACTGGCCGTTGGTGCCAGCGGTAGCGACCTTGGAGAGCAGGTATTCGTAGAGATCGCCTTTGGCGTCTTTGCCTGAGAGATCGAGCGCATCAATGGCTGTGACGACCTTTTCGAGCATGGCCGGGGTGGGAATCAGAAACAGGGCATCGCTCATGTATTTGGAAAAGCCAGAGTTTTTGTCGTCGTGCAGGTTTTTGATAAAGGCAAACACACCGTTGAGCGGGTCGGTAAACAGGCCAAACATTTCATCCGCGCCCTTGTGCTTGAAGTTCGACCAGCGCAATTGCTGACTGGATTCAGGAAAAATACGTTCCGGGGTCAGGCCGGTGATGGCGGCATTGCGCTCAAGCTGCAACTGGCGATCATCGAGCCCTTTGATGAAGAGCAGGTAAGTGAACTGCTCAATGACAGTCAGTGGGTTGGTAATGCCGCCTGTCCAGAAGGTTTCCCAGATTTTGTCGATTTTGTTCTTGAGTTCGCCGGTGATCATGTTGTGCTCTCTGTCCTGTATTGCATTTGCTTGGATTGCCCTTGAGCCTTGTTGGGTAGGATGGCAGTCAGCTCAGTATAACCTGTAGTTTCGGAGATTTTGAAATTCCAAAGAAGAGGGCGTACTCTGTAAAGTGACTAAACTATTGGAGAACGCCCAATGGAAATTATACCCGAATTTTTGAATCAGTTTTCCGGAAATTTCACACGTCCCGCTTTCAAGTATTTTGTACGCTTGATGAAAGGATTTTTAGAAGTGCCTGGGCCAAAAGCCATAGCAGAGCTGAATCGTGAGAAACCACCCCAAGAGCATTTCAGCTCTATTTACGATTTTCTGAACCGTTATGCTTGGCTTTCTCAAGACCTGGCAGACAC is part of the bacterium (Candidatus Blackallbacteria) CG13_big_fil_rev_8_21_14_2_50_49_14 genome and harbors:
- a CDS encoding DNA methyltransferase, which translates into the protein MITGELKNKIDKIWETFWTGGITNPLTVIEQFTYLLFIKGLDDRQLQLERNAAITGLTPERIFPESSQQLRWSNFKHKGADEMFGLFTDPLNGVFAFIKNLHDDKNSGFSKYMSDALFLIPTPAMLEKVVTAIDALDLSGKDAKGDLYEYLLSKVATAGTNGQFRTPRHIIAMMVELMQPTLQDVIVDPAAGTSGFLVAACEYLRHHETHSKDLHKADSKAHFNSGMFHGFDMDRTMLRIGAMNMMLHGVENPAIEYRDSLSDQNTDREKYTLILANPPFKGSLDYESVSADLLKVTKTKKTELLFLALMLRMLKKGGRCAAIVPDGVLFGSSGAHVAIRKEIVENHHLKAIISMPSGVFKPYAGVSTGIMIFDKTGTGGTDQVWFYDMTADGYSLDDKRQEIGDNDIPDIVARFANLEQEKGRARTEKSFLVPKAEIVEKGYDLSINRYKELVYESVSYESPAVILGKVAELESEIQQGIEALRGMLV